A region from the Thermanaeromonas sp. C210 genome encodes:
- a CDS encoding IS4 family transposase → MHDKKHQALFASVILDTRAIPILWRVVEKENPSYSQNQEEERLLEKLKEIIPQGIEAIILADRGFGRVELFKKLGFLGFKYIIRVSGTAWIDSEQFTGSLQRFPVRPNQLIDFGRVLYHKKEKYPVRLIYQFAPGQEEPWFLVTNLDWEAKRVPQGYGHRMDIEEKFKDFKNLRTGLGLHGVILSAACRYERLLLVVVYAYFFLLLAGAYGEEKGYHRKLVASSTTKRRVMGLWQVGYYVLKAFRVGCRRLLCLLPSLMPEI, encoded by the coding sequence TTGCATGATAAAAAGCATCAGGCCCTTTTTGCCAGCGTTATTTTAGATACCCGAGCCATACCTATTCTATGGCGAGTAGTTGAAAAAGAAAATCCAAGCTATAGCCAGAACCAGGAAGAAGAAAGGCTGCTAGAGAAGCTGAAAGAAATTATTCCTCAAGGGATTGAAGCTATTATACTGGCCGACCGCGGTTTTGGGCGGGTGGAGCTATTTAAGAAATTGGGGTTTTTAGGGTTCAAGTATATCATTCGAGTTTCGGGCACTGCCTGGATAGATAGTGAGCAATTTACCGGGAGTTTACAACGCTTTCCTGTGCGCCCAAACCAACTAATTGATTTTGGCCGGGTACTTTACCATAAGAAGGAGAAGTATCCGGTACGGCTCATTTACCAATTCGCACCTGGGCAGGAGGAGCCATGGTTTTTAGTTACTAATCTGGATTGGGAGGCGAAAAGAGTACCTCAGGGCTACGGACATCGCATGGATATCGAGGAAAAGTTTAAAGACTTTAAGAACCTGCGCACGGGCCTGGGGTTACACGGGGTAATTCTTTCTGCTGCTTGTCGCTATGAGCGTTTACTATTGGTAGTAGTGTATGCTTATTTCTTTCTTCTCCTGGCCGGAGCCTATGGTGAAGAGAAAGGATATCACCGGAAACTGGTGGCCAGTTCTACTACCAAAAGGCGCGTTATGGGCTTGTGGCAAGTTGGATATTATGTGTTAAAAGCTTTCAGAGTAGGTTGTCGCCGCTTATTATGTCTCCTACCTTCCTTGATGCCGGAAATTTAA
- a CDS encoding deoxyribonuclease IV encodes MRIGSHLSIAQGLPKAALMAERIGANTFQFFTRNPRGGRARHIGKEEIEEWYTERERLDIYPVVGHLPYTVNLAASPGKLKDFAAMVVREDMARAAAIGAEYVVSHPGRHKGDREEALHRLAEVIRQGLEETPEVKTRFLLETMAGQRGEIGSLEDLHQILDLLDWSPRVGICIDSAHLFAAGWNLKTPDGCDDLVAALEKKIGLERVKVMHLNDSLAPLGSHRDRHACIGKGELGDEGIGVIVNHPFLGSLPMLLETTVEHYEDYGDEIAKVKELRSRG; translated from the coding sequence GTGCGCATTGGTTCCCATCTATCCATCGCTCAGGGTCTGCCCAAGGCGGCCCTTATGGCCGAACGTATCGGCGCCAATACCTTCCAGTTCTTCACCCGGAACCCCCGGGGCGGCCGGGCGCGCCACATCGGGAAGGAAGAGATAGAAGAGTGGTATACGGAGAGGGAGCGGCTGGATATTTACCCGGTGGTAGGTCATCTGCCTTACACCGTCAATTTGGCCGCCTCTCCCGGGAAGCTAAAGGACTTTGCCGCTATGGTAGTGCGAGAAGATATGGCTAGGGCTGCCGCTATAGGGGCGGAATACGTAGTGAGCCATCCCGGCCGGCATAAGGGTGACCGTGAAGAGGCCCTACACCGCCTGGCCGAGGTCATCCGCCAGGGCCTGGAGGAAACCCCGGAAGTGAAAACGAGGTTCCTCCTGGAAACTATGGCAGGGCAACGGGGGGAAATAGGTAGTCTGGAGGATCTGCACCAGATTTTGGACTTACTGGATTGGTCGCCGCGGGTAGGTATTTGTATCGATTCGGCCCATCTTTTTGCCGCAGGGTGGAATCTAAAAACCCCCGACGGGTGTGATGACTTGGTGGCGGCCCTGGAGAAAAAGATCGGGCTGGAGCGCGTTAAAGTAATGCATTTAAACGATTCCCTGGCTCCCTTAGGCAGCCACCGGGACCGTCATGCCTGCATAGGTAAAGGCGAACTGGGGGACGAGGGCATCGGCGTCATTGTAAACCATCCCTTTTTAGGCAGCTTGCCCATGCTCCTGGAGACTACGGTAGAACATTACGAGGATTATGGAGACGAAATTGCCAAGGTCAAGGAATTACGGAGTAGGGGGTAG
- a CDS encoding MarR family winged helix-turn-helix transcriptional regulator — protein MGAGAEKERGRDKELAEELYRTLVRFFGLHHQKFLRAFREGESPGARLKKNQQKLIALLYCGGPATPSELSRKLDLEKGGVTTLLDSLEKAGLVARREAPADRRKQIVVLTPQGKMHMEKVMAEHQEILSNILKKLDRSEVEELIGHLRKAIEIIERL, from the coding sequence ATGGGTGCAGGAGCGGAAAAGGAAAGAGGACGGGATAAAGAACTGGCTGAAGAATTATATAGGACCCTGGTGAGATTCTTCGGGCTGCACCACCAGAAATTCCTTCGTGCCTTTCGGGAGGGTGAAAGCCCGGGCGCCCGGCTCAAGAAAAACCAGCAAAAACTGATCGCCCTTCTTTACTGCGGCGGTCCGGCCACCCCTAGTGAGCTCAGCAGGAAACTGGACTTGGAAAAGGGAGGGGTTACCACTTTGCTGGACTCCCTCGAGAAGGCAGGGTTGGTCGCCCGCAGGGAGGCACCGGCCGACCGGAGGAAACAAATAGTGGTGCTCACCCCCCAGGGTAAGATGCATATGGAAAAGGTCATGGCCGAGCACCAGGAAATACTCTCAAATATCCTAAAGAAACTTGATCGATCGGAGGTAGAAGAATTGATAGGGCACCTCCGCAAAGCCATAGAAATCATCGAACGGTTGTAA
- a CDS encoding PucR family transcriptional regulator, producing MSEWVRTRKKPFFYKSNSSDRYTQMIAGLSINGKHFGTFGLIDINKPFTLGQLSLVYHLKNVMELAISKNRELTDITEEPFYFIERLLNGFEVEKKVVEYHLRKRKWGLEDGFYLLNFSSPEQSLDEVLFKTYIYRIKKLIGRAIIFTYENSIIAVLRENDYSLDDSAFLKELDELLSRIGIKCGISLKFYNFLNLKYPYIQSKIALTEGTKKDPHRWRYYFRDYYIDHILRSLDKSTSLKSLCHPLVLKLKEYDEKNNTEYVRCLYTYLQNGLNISQTAKKLFIHRNTLTYRLSRIFEILGTDSLREEELFLFFFSCLIAEYFS from the coding sequence ATGAGCGAATGGGTCCGCACCAGGAAGAAACCGTTTTTTTATAAAAGTAACTCCTCGGACAGATATACTCAGATGATAGCCGGTCTCAGCATTAACGGAAAACACTTCGGCACCTTTGGTCTCATCGACATCAACAAACCTTTTACCCTGGGCCAGCTATCCCTTGTCTATCACCTGAAAAACGTGATGGAGCTAGCCATCTCCAAGAACCGGGAGCTCACGGACATAACAGAAGAACCCTTCTACTTCATCGAGAGGTTGCTGAACGGATTCGAAGTGGAAAAGAAAGTAGTGGAGTATCATCTAAGAAAGAGAAAGTGGGGTCTTGAGGACGGCTTCTACCTCCTCAATTTTTCATCTCCCGAACAGAGCTTGGACGAGGTATTGTTTAAGACGTACATATACCGTATAAAGAAACTTATTGGAAGAGCCATTATATTTACGTACGAAAATTCAATTATTGCCGTCCTCCGCGAAAACGACTACTCACTTGATGATTCGGCCTTCTTGAAGGAGCTAGATGAACTACTTTCACGGATCGGCATCAAATGCGGAATCAGCCTGAAGTTCTATAACTTTCTCAACCTCAAGTACCCTTACATCCAGAGCAAAATAGCCCTGACGGAAGGGACTAAAAAGGATCCCCACAGGTGGAGGTATTATTTTCGGGATTACTACATAGACCATATCCTAAGATCTCTGGATAAGTCCACCAGCCTGAAAAGCCTCTGCCATCCTCTAGTACTGAAACTCAAAGAATACGACGAAAAAAACAATACCGAATACGTCCGGTGTTTGTATACCTACCTTCAAAACGGCCTTAATATCTCGCAGACCGCCAAGAAGCTTTTCATTCATAGAAATACCTTGACCTACAGGCTAAGCCGGATATTCGAGATCCTGGGAACAGATTCCCTCCGAGAAGAAGAACTTTTTCTATTCTTTTTCTCCTGCTTAATAGCAGAATACTTCTCGTAA